In one Nicotiana sylvestris chromosome 8, ASM39365v2, whole genome shotgun sequence genomic region, the following are encoded:
- the LOC138874465 gene encoding uncharacterized protein yields MNAVKPGLLSSVVYVSNAHKVWEDLKERFDKVNGSRILYLSREIHNLTQGTMFVANYFSKLRDLWDEFDAIMPCPGCPCPESKKYAQHFEYHRLLQFLMGLNESCSQSRSQVMMMYSIPSIKKANSLLIDQERQRSLANFTQISQPTEGIEGAMFYSNKNSTSAGENFKFRKNQVQCNYCHYKWHTKENCYKLHGYPSNFKRKKKEQNTGVYANNVSGLMFPSATETGNQQGAYGTQPGIQQVQNAYMPQFSQPIPNNSPATPFFTKE; encoded by the coding sequence ATGAATGCAGTAAAGCCAGGGTTACTTAGTAGTGTAGTATATGTCTCTAATGCTCATAAGGTTTGGGAAGACTTAAAGGAGAGATTTGACAAAGTGAATGGATCTAGGATTCTGTATCTCAGTAGAGAAATTCATAACCTCACTCAAGGCACAATGTTTGTTGCTAACTACTTCTCCAAGCTGAGAGACCTTTGGGATGAGTTTGATGCAATAATGCCTTGTCCTGGTTGTCCTTGTCCTGAATCAAAGAAATATGCCCAACATTTTGAGTATCACAGGCTACTGCAATTTCTGATGGGATTAAATGAGTCCTGCTCACAGTCAAGGAGTCAAGTTATGATGATGTATTCAATCCCTAGTATTAAAAAAGCTAACTCACTATTGATTGATCAAGAAAGACAAAGGAGTCTGGCTAACTTCACTCAGATCAGTCAACCTACTGAAGGCATAGAAGGAGCAATGTTCTATAGTAATAAAAACTCAACAAGTGCAGGTGAAAATTTCAAGTTCAGAAAGAACCAAGTGCAGTGTAACTACTGTCATTATAAGTGGCACACAAAGGAGAATTGCTACAAACTTCATGGCTATCCCTCAAACTTcaagagaaagaagaaagaacAGAACACTGGAGTGTATGCAAATAATGTGAGTGGTTTGATGTTTCCAAGTGCTACTGAAACTGGGAACCAACAAGGTGCTTATGGAACTCAGCCAGGAATACAGCAGGTTCAGAATGCTTACATGCCTCAATTTTCCCAGCCTATTCCTAATAATAGTCCTGCTACTCCTTTCTTCACCAAGGAGTAG